The window GTGACCCTCGTCGGGATCTCGTACATGGCGGTGGAGTGCCTGCGCGCGCAGCGCAGTCTCGAGCAGGCCGGGATCCATGCCGAGGTCATCGATCCGGTGTCGGTGAGCCCGCTCGATACGGAGACCATCGTAGAATCGGTGCGCAAGACCGGACGGCTCGTGGTGGTGGACACCGCCTGGACCGCGTGCGGCGTGACCGCGGAGATCGTGGCCCGCGTGGTCGAGCATCTCCAGGGCGTACGGCGCCTCCAGGTGTGCCGGATGGGGTACGCCCCGGTCGTCTGTCCGACCACCAAGAACCTGCAGGACCTCTTCTACCCGACGGTGGAGCAGATCGCGTCTGCGGCCTATCGGCTCGTTCGGGGCGAGGCCGGCGCGTGGACCCCGGCCGCCTTGGAAGCGCCGGAGCTGGTGGCGTTCAAAGGGCCGTTTTAGGAGGTTCGGAACAGGATGACCGCACCCGGGGCCGGGAGACCGAGCGTGACCAGGCAGTATCTGCTGGCGGACCGCACCATCAACCGCGACGACCTGCGGGATCTCGTCGCCTGGCTCGAGACGGATCCGTGGCTGACCCAAGGGCCGCTCGTGCGGGAGTTCGAACGCCGGTGGGCGGAGTGGCTCGGGGTCGGGCACGCGACGTTCGTGAATTCCGGCTCGTCGGCGATCCTCTTGATGTACTGCAGCCTCCTGTATTCCGGACGCTTGAAGAATACCAAAGTCGTCGTGCCGGCGATCAGCTGGGCGACGACGGTGATGCCGGCGATCCAGCTCGGCTTCGAGCCCATCATGTGCGAAGCGGACTGGACGACGTTCGGCGTGGATCTCGATCACCTGGAGGCGCTGCTGCGGCGCGAGAGCCCGGCCGCGGTGATCGCCGTGCACGTGCTCGGCGTGCCGAACGAGATGGAGGGGCTGCTCCGCCTGCGGGAGCGGTACGGCTTCGTCCTGATGGAGGACGCGTGCGCGGCGACCGGGTCGCGGTACGACGGCCGCCTCGTCGGGACGTTTGGTGAGCTGAGCGCCTTTTCGTTCTACTACGGGCATCACATGTCCACGATCGAGGGCGGGATGGTCTGTACGAACGACGCCGGGCTGCACGACATCCTGGCGCAGACCCGCGCGCACGGCTGGCCGAAGGATCTCGCGCCCGAGCGGGAGGAGCAGCAGGCCCGCAGCCGGGACGTCATCGAGTTCAACCGGCCGTTCACGTTCTATTACCCCGGCTTCAACGTCCGGTCGACCGACCTGAACGCCAGGATCGGTCTGTCGCAGCTCGCGCGGCTCGACGAGGTCGTCCGGCGGCGAGTCGAGAACCACGCGGCGTATCAGGCGCGCTTTGGCCGCGCGCCCGGCTTCCACTACCAGCGGTGCGACCGGGCGGCCATTGCCAGCATCTCGTTCGCGGCCGTGGCGCCGTCGCAGGACCACCGCGAGCGGATCGCGCAGGCGCTTCGCGCCGGTCACATCGAGACGCGGCCGCTCGGCGGCGGCAACATGTCGCGTCAGCCGTATTGGACCGACCGGTACGGCACCATCGTCTTCCCGGTCGCCGACAAGATCCATCTCGGCGGGTTTCAATTGCCGAACCATCCGCTGTTGACGACGGACGACGTCAACCATATCTGCGACACCGTGCTGTCGGTGCCGGCGGAGGCGTGAGATGACCGCCGGGATGCCGGCGGAGAGGAGCGCGGTATGACGGGGCGACCGCTCGATCTGGTGCTCGTGAATCCGGGCGCCCGGCGGCAGATCTATCAGTCGCTCGGGTCGACGCTCTCGGCGATCGAGCCGCCGGTGTGGACCGGGCTCCTGGCCACGTTCGCGCGGCGCCGAGGGTACGCCGTCGAAATCGTGGACAGTCACGCCGAGGACCTGAGCCCCGAGGAGACGGCGCGGCGCGTTGCCGCTGCGTCGCCGCGCCTCGTCGCCGTCGTCGCCTACGGCCATCAACCCTCGGCGTCGACGCAAGTGATGCCCTCGGCCGGCGCCATCTGCGCCGCTGTGAAGCAGGCGGCCCCCGAGCTCAACGTGCTGCTGGTCGGCGGGCATGTGGCGGCCTTGCCTGAGCGCACGCTCCGCGAGGAGGCGGCGGACTTCGTGTGCGGCGGGGAAGGCCCGTGCACGCTGCTCGATCTCCTGGAGGCGCTCGGATCGGCGCACCCGGACTACGCAAAGGTCCGGGGACTCTGGTACCGGGACGGCGGGACGGTGCGCACGACCCCGCCCGCGCCGCTGGTCGGCGATCTCGATGCGGAGATGCCGGAACTGGCGTGGGACCTCCTTCCGATGGACCGGTACCGGGCCCACAACTGGCACTGCTTTGGCGATCTCACCCGCGAGCCGTATGCGTCGCTCTACACGACGCTCGGCTGCCCGTACCACTGCAGCTTCTGCTGCATCCAGGCGCCGTACAAGAGCGGCGAGCGTGTGCTGGGGTACAAGGAAGCGGTCAACAGCTATCGGTTCTGGGACCCCAAGACCACCGTGGCGCAGATCGACCGCCTGGTGAGCGAGTACGGGGTGCGGAACATCAAGTTTGCCGACGAGATGTTCGTGCTCAACATGAAACACGTGCACGGCATCTGCGACCTGCTCATCCAGCGGGGCCACGATCTCAACATCTGGGCGTACGCCCGGATCGACACCGTGCGGGGCGAGGATACCGTCGAGAAGTTGAAGCGGGCCGGCTTCAACTGGCTGTGTTTCGGCATCGAGGCGGGCAGCGAACGCGTGCGCGCGGACGTGGACAAGCGCTTCGAGCAGGACGAGATCTTCAAGACCATCGAGCGCGTGCGGGCCGGCGGCATCAACGTCCTTGGGAACTACATCTTCGGACTGCCCGAGGACGATCTCGGCACGATGCAGGAGACGCTCGACATGGCGCTCGAGCTCAACTGCGAGTTCGCCAATTTCTATTCCACGATGGCCTATCCCGGCTCGCCCCTCTACACGCTCGCGGTCCAACAGGGGTGGCCGCTCCCGGCGACGTGGGCCGGATACTCGCAGCACGCCCGCGACACGCTGCCCCTGCCCACGAAGCACATTTCGGGCCTCGAGGTGCTCCGGTTCCGGGATCGCGCGTTTCAGGTGTACTTCTCGAGTCCCCGGTACCTCGAGATGGTCGAGCGCAAGTTCGGCCGCCCGACGGTGGAGCATATTCGGGAGATGGCCTCGTTTCCGCTGGCGCGGCCGTACTCGCAGACGGCGTGAGCCGCGTCGCGTGTAACCGCCTCACGGCATCCACGCGGTCGTGTCAGGAGACCTGCCGCACCCGTATGCTGGCCGGCATGGCCGACGGGCTGTGATGGCCGATATTCCGATGACGGACGACGATTGGTAAATGGTGGACGGTCTGCGTCCGGTGTCGACGGAACGAGAACCTCCGCAGAGTTACTCTGTACTGCTGTACTTCCCTCGGTCTCTCTGGCAACGCGTCAGCCACTACGTTGCCCGGTCGTGAGGAGGTCGAGACTGCGGGGGTCGACAAGGTCGACCTGGCCTCTAGTTGCCATGAGCCTTGCGCGCACCAAAATTATCGCAAGCTAATGATTTCGAGGTTGTTCTCCAGAACGGCGGTTCAGTTGGTGGCCCTTGGCGCGATCACGCTCGCAACTTATTATCATGACCTCTACGGCGTCGCACGTGCCGATCAGTTAATCTACTTCTACCGCACCGCCAAGATCAACGACTTTTGGAATCTCACATTCGGTGCGTTTGACTTCAACCGCACGCATTCCATCGGCGATTTCGCGCTCTTCCGGCCGGGTCTCTATTTCCTCCTTGGCGTCGAGAAATGGCTATGGGGCTACAATTTGCTGGCCTGGCAAGCGACGAGTCTTGGGCTGCATGTCGCCGTAGTCTTGAGCCTGTTCGCCTACTTCCGCGGGTGCCTACGGGGCGTGGGTGCAACACTGGAGTGTTCCTGGCTGCCTTTCGCCGCATCTGCTTTCTTCGCGACGCTCTACGCAGGCAGCGAAATGGTGGCGTGGCAGCACCTTGGCGGGTATCTTCTGTTTTGTCTTCTCCTCGTGCAATCGGCGATCTGGTACCGGCGCTTCACGGCTCGACCGTCTGCGGGACGCGCGGCCGTTCTGGTCATCTGCGCGACCCTCGCGGCGTTTACTTATGAGTTGGGTGTTGCCGGGTTGGGAGCGTACGCCCTCCTTTGCGCCCTGGCGGCGATGAGAAACAGGACCGACCGCCGCCTTTATACCCTGGCCGCCGGGCACCTGCTGCTTGCGATCGTCGCGTATGCTGCCATCGATTACCTCGACTATCCGGCCGCAGCCACTGATCTGCCCCACCCTCCGATCGAAAGAACCGCGGCTGTCACCGTGGCTTATGCTCGCCAATGGACCAGCGAGATGTTCCTCCCCGCCGCAACTATCCTTTACCCCGGCGTCCGCATAACGGCTGATTTCAAACTGTCCGGCACGCACCCGGGCAACACCATGATTGTCGTCGCGCTTGTCGCCGCCAGCCTCGCGGCACAGCGCAATAGGAAGCGACTTCGCGATGTCCAAATGGCGGTATTGTTCCTGGGACTCGGCATCGTCTACACGGCGACGATTGTTGCCCAACGCGCCCTTCCAAGAGGCGTCGAAGGCCAGTTCTTCAACAACAGCTATTACGCCTACACCTTTGCCCTTCTTTTCCTGCTGGCGGCCTTCCATTTTGTAGCGGTCCCATGTGAGCCGCGCACAGGCCCTCTCGCAGCGACGATAAGGTCGGTGATCGTAGTCGCGCTGCTCCTAATCTCCGCCATAGGAGCGGGTAAGATTTATGTCCTTATGTTCAACGAGCGTCACGGTTATGCCGAACCAATTGAACAACTTATTACGCGAATCAATGGTCTGGTCCGTCAGCATCGCGGTGAGCGCGATTTCTCATTCACCGTGATGCCCGGTTGTAAGGGCAACCCGGACCTGCGCTGGTTTTCAATCCAGACCACGGTCAAGCGTTCGAATTACTCAATCGCCTGGGTGATGTATCCTCAATACGAGCGGGACGCTGGCGGCAAATATCTGGTTCGGTGTGATGACGCTTCGTCAGGCTCCGGTAACAGGGGTTCTGAGGCATCAGTACGTCTCGTGCAGGAGTCAGCGCGCGCCGGATGAGGCCTCGGAGTTGAGTAACGGTGATATGATTAGTGCGGTGGAGTTGTCTGGTGGCAGCTGATCCGCTTGAGATCCGGATTGCCCGGCTCGACGGCGGCTACGAGCAGATCGACAGGCGCATGTCCTCTCTTGAAGGCGGACTGCGGGATCTTCAGACGTATCTTCGGGCCGAATTCACGGTCCTTCGCACCGAACTGCACGAGGAGATTCAGCGAGTGATTGCGCGCGTTGACCGTGTCGAGGGACGCGTAGACCACCTCGAGGGGCGTGTGGGTCGCGTTGACGCGCGTGTCGACATGGTTCTCTATGGTCTTGTCGTCGCGATCCTGGTGCCGATCTTCCTGCGGGTGTTCTTCCATTAGCCCAACTTCCGCAGTTGAGGGGTAAAACCCCCGGTTTTTCACGGAAAACGGGGCCGGGTCTTCACTACAAACCGACCGCCTCCAGGTGGGTCGGCAGGCTGAGGCCGAGCCGCTGGAGCAGGATGGCTTGGTGCTCGGTGGGCCGGCTGACGCACCGTTTGCGCAGCTCGAGGCCGTCGCGGGTCGGGAGCACCACATCCACAAGGCGGATCTGAGACAGCTCGGCAAAGATCTTGCGCGGTTCCTCTCCCAGACCGACGGCGTGGCACCACCGGGCAAGGGTCTTCCATAGCACGTAGGCGAGGAAGCACACCAAGATGTGCGCCTGGACGCGCGTTTCTTTCTGGTGCCAGATGGGGCGGAGTTGGAGGTCGGACTTCTGAATCCGAAAGGCCGTCTCCGCGTCCGTGAGGTGGATATAGGCCGTCCAGAGGTCCTCG of the bacterium genome contains:
- a CDS encoding DegT/DnrJ/EryC1/StrS family aminotransferase gives rise to the protein MTAPGAGRPSVTRQYLLADRTINRDDLRDLVAWLETDPWLTQGPLVREFERRWAEWLGVGHATFVNSGSSAILLMYCSLLYSGRLKNTKVVVPAISWATTVMPAIQLGFEPIMCEADWTTFGVDLDHLEALLRRESPAAVIAVHVLGVPNEMEGLLRLRERYGFVLMEDACAATGSRYDGRLVGTFGELSAFSFYYGHHMSTIEGGMVCTNDAGLHDILAQTRAHGWPKDLAPEREEQQARSRDVIEFNRPFTFYYPGFNVRSTDLNARIGLSQLARLDEVVRRRVENHAAYQARFGRAPGFHYQRCDRAAIASISFAAVAPSQDHRERIAQALRAGHIETRPLGGGNMSRQPYWTDRYGTIVFPVADKIHLGGFQLPNHPLLTTDDVNHICDTVLSVPAEA
- a CDS encoding radical SAM protein, which encodes MTGRPLDLVLVNPGARRQIYQSLGSTLSAIEPPVWTGLLATFARRRGYAVEIVDSHAEDLSPEETARRVAAASPRLVAVVAYGHQPSASTQVMPSAGAICAAVKQAAPELNVLLVGGHVAALPERTLREEAADFVCGGEGPCTLLDLLEALGSAHPDYAKVRGLWYRDGGTVRTTPPAPLVGDLDAEMPELAWDLLPMDRYRAHNWHCFGDLTREPYASLYTTLGCPYHCSFCCIQAPYKSGERVLGYKEAVNSYRFWDPKTTVAQIDRLVSEYGVRNIKFADEMFVLNMKHVHGICDLLIQRGHDLNIWAYARIDTVRGEDTVEKLKRAGFNWLCFGIEAGSERVRADVDKRFEQDEIFKTIERVRAGGINVLGNYIFGLPEDDLGTMQETLDMALELNCEFANFYSTMAYPGSPLYTLAVQQGWPLPATWAGYSQHARDTLPLPTKHISGLEVLRFRDRAFQVYFSSPRYLEMVERKFGRPTVEHIREMASFPLARPYSQTA